From the genome of Pseudomonas sp. gcc21, one region includes:
- a CDS encoding endonuclease/exonuclease/phosphatase family protein, producing the protein MAPASLRTNPHCARCEQTLPEVLRLLSFNIQVGINTQRYRHYVTRSWQHLLPHAGRNSTLDMISRILNDFDLVALQEVDGGSMRSGYINQVEHLAREGQFPYWYQQLNRNLGRFAQHSNGLLSRYAPHFLEDHKLPGVLPGRGAILTSFGEGPASLLVVMMHLALSPRTRANQLAYIRERIADHKHVVLMGDMNTHAEDLLENSPLRDSKMHTATLPGTYPSWKPARVLDHILLSPSLSIEQVDVLPHPISDHLPVSMHIRLPSGLCVPASSVGS; encoded by the coding sequence ATGGCGCCGGCCAGCCTGCGCACCAATCCGCACTGTGCACGCTGCGAACAAACTCTCCCCGAAGTTTTGCGCCTGCTCAGCTTCAACATCCAGGTTGGCATCAATACCCAGCGTTACCGCCACTACGTGACCCGCAGCTGGCAGCACCTGTTACCCCACGCCGGACGCAATAGCACGCTGGATATGATCAGCCGCATCCTCAACGACTTTGATCTGGTTGCGTTGCAGGAAGTCGACGGCGGCAGCATGCGTTCAGGCTACATAAACCAGGTCGAGCATCTTGCCCGCGAAGGTCAGTTTCCCTACTGGTACCAGCAACTCAACCGTAACCTCGGGCGCTTTGCCCAGCATTCCAATGGCCTGTTGAGCCGTTATGCGCCGCATTTCCTTGAGGACCACAAGCTACCCGGCGTCTTACCCGGTCGCGGCGCTATCCTCACCAGCTTCGGCGAGGGGCCCGCATCCCTGCTGGTAGTCATGATGCACCTGGCGCTAAGTCCGCGCACCCGCGCCAACCAGCTTGCTTACATCCGCGAACGCATCGCTGATCACAAGCACGTGGTGCTGATGGGCGACATGAATACCCACGCCGAGGATCTGCTGGAAAACTCGCCGCTGCGTGATTCAAAAATGCACACGGCTACCCTGCCAGGCACCTATCCGAGCTGGAAGCCAGCACGGGTACTCGACCACATTCTGCTCAGCCCGAGCCTGTCCATTGAGCAGGTTGACGTGCTGCCCCATCCCATCTCTGACCATCTACCCGTGTCGATGCATATCCGTCTGCCATCCGGCCTGTGCGTACCCGCCAGTTCGGTGGGCAGCTGA
- a CDS encoding N-acetylmuramoyl-L-alanine amidase produces MKFTALFFLVTLLIGCTSGPRIDTRHQSHSQDSRVRYVVLHYTSSGFERSLNALTLGPVSSHYLIDENPATIYRLVEEDRRAWHAGESRWQGRTYVNGISIGIELVHKGFIETPEGRRWYPWEQEQIDNLIILLKDILQRHDLAPEQVVGHSDVAPQRKVDPGPLFPWLQLAEAGVSIWPDADAVALYQAQLAGLTPSVSWFQQTLAGFGYEVPQTGLLDKATLNVIAAFQMRFRPARYDGQPDTQTAAILAALVPTAAESPLWCAYKPTPESTRPPCLLPLLDSSPMQDILD; encoded by the coding sequence GTGAAATTTACGGCACTGTTTTTTCTCGTCACGCTCCTGATTGGCTGCACCAGCGGCCCCCGCATCGACACCCGCCACCAGTCCCACAGCCAGGACAGCCGTGTGCGTTATGTCGTGTTGCATTACACCTCGTCCGGCTTCGAGCGGTCGCTGAACGCCCTGACCCTGGGCCCTGTCAGCAGCCACTATCTGATTGATGAAAATCCCGCCACTATCTATCGGCTCGTAGAGGAAGATCGCCGCGCCTGGCATGCGGGCGAAAGCAGATGGCAGGGACGCACCTACGTCAACGGCATATCCATCGGCATCGAGCTGGTACATAAGGGATTTATTGAGACGCCCGAGGGCAGGCGCTGGTATCCGTGGGAGCAGGAGCAGATCGATAATTTGATCATTCTGCTCAAGGACATTCTTCAGCGCCACGATCTGGCACCGGAACAGGTTGTGGGTCACAGCGATGTTGCGCCGCAGCGCAAGGTTGATCCCGGCCCGCTGTTCCCGTGGCTGCAACTCGCGGAGGCGGGCGTATCAATCTGGCCGGATGCCGATGCGGTAGCGCTTTATCAGGCGCAACTGGCCGGGCTGACTCCGTCAGTTAGCTGGTTCCAGCAAACCCTGGCCGGCTTCGGTTACGAGGTCCCGCAAACCGGGCTGCTCGACAAGGCTACACTGAATGTCATCGCGGCCTTTCAAATGCGCTTTCGACCGGCACGGTATGACGGCCAGCCCGACACCCAGACGGCAGCCATACTCGCGGCGCTGGTACCCACCGCAGCGGAATCGCCCCTCTGGTGTGCGTACAAGCCGACACCTGAAAGCACGAGGCCGCCCTGTCTGCTGCCGCTGCTCGACTCAAGCCCCATGCAGGATATTCTTGACTGA
- a CDS encoding nucleoside recognition domain-containing protein, giving the protein MLNGIWLGFFTTAFAAALWQWLGVGDSEVFSRLVASLFDMARLSVEIVLVLVGTMTLWLGFLAIAEKAGLIRVLARLLDPLFRRLMPDVPSGHPALGHITMNFAANVLGLDNAATPIGLKAMHALQSLNPNKETATNAQILFLVLNTSSLTLLPVTIFMYRAQQGAADPTAVFLPILLATTASSLVGLLSVAVMQRLRLWDPVVLAYLLGGALALGALLATLAGMSAQALSATSTLVGNLTLFGIIMVFLLVGALRKVNVYDTFIEGAKEGFSFTISLLPFLVAMLVAVGVLRASGVLDAGLDGIRWVADALGWDTRFIDALPTAFIKPLSGSGARAMMIETMDTFGVDSFPALMAATFQGSTETTFYVIAVYFGAVGIRRVRHGLGCALLADLAGMLTAIAVCYWFFG; this is encoded by the coding sequence ATGCTGAACGGAATCTGGCTCGGCTTCTTTACCACTGCGTTCGCTGCCGCGCTCTGGCAATGGCTGGGTGTCGGCGATAGCGAAGTATTCAGCCGTCTGGTGGCGTCACTCTTCGATATGGCGCGGTTGAGCGTCGAAATCGTCCTGGTGCTGGTCGGCACCATGACCCTATGGCTGGGCTTCTTGGCGATAGCAGAAAAGGCCGGACTGATACGAGTGCTGGCACGCCTGCTGGATCCACTGTTCCGTCGACTGATGCCCGACGTACCCAGCGGCCACCCGGCACTGGGGCATATCACCATGAATTTCGCCGCCAATGTGCTGGGGCTGGATAACGCTGCCACACCTATCGGCCTCAAGGCCATGCATGCGCTGCAAAGCCTGAACCCGAACAAGGAAACCGCCACCAACGCGCAGATCCTGTTCCTGGTACTGAATACCTCGTCACTGACACTGCTACCGGTCACCATCTTCATGTACCGGGCGCAACAGGGTGCGGCGGATCCGACGGCGGTGTTTCTGCCGATTCTGCTGGCGACCACGGCCTCGAGCCTGGTGGGTCTGTTGTCCGTGGCGGTCATGCAACGCTTGCGGCTGTGGGACCCGGTGGTGCTCGCCTATCTCCTGGGTGGCGCACTCGCGCTGGGCGCGCTGCTGGCTACGCTCGCCGGTATGTCTGCGCAGGCACTGAGCGCCACCTCGACACTGGTCGGCAATCTCACGCTGTTCGGCATCATCATGGTGTTCTTGCTGGTCGGTGCACTGCGCAAGGTAAACGTCTACGACACCTTTATCGAGGGTGCGAAGGAAGGCTTCAGCTTCACCATTTCGCTGCTGCCGTTCCTGGTGGCGATGCTGGTGGCAGTCGGTGTGCTGCGCGCCAGCGGCGTGCTGGATGCCGGCCTGGACGGCATTCGCTGGGTGGCGGATGCGCTGGGTTGGGATACGCGCTTCATCGACGCGCTGCCCACCGCTTTTATCAAACCGCTATCGGGCAGCGGGGCCCGTGCAATGATGATCGAGACCATGGATACCTTCGGTGTCGACAGCTTCCCGGCACTGATGGCGGCAACCTTCCAGGGCAGTACCGAAACGACTTTCTACGTCATCGCCGTGTACTTTGGCGCGGTCGGCATCCGCCGCGTCCGTCACGGATTGGGCTGCGCGCTGCTGGCTGATCTGGCGGGGATGCTCACGGCCATAGCAGTCTGTTACTGGTTTTTTGGGTAG
- a CDS encoding ribonuclease J, with amino-acid sequence MSAPRFDQLHREPGPFFVALGGAGMFGANFYLYGSAGEWIAVDCGFALQSAPGGATQVSIPDISALERHDIRLSAILITHGHEDHIGAIPYLWRQLDCPLYASPFTARLIRNKLDPALSWPTLREIKPLQPVGIGAFQAEWIPVTHSIPESHAIVLDVAGKRLYHSGDWKLDPQPVVGGLTAQGRLQAIGRSGVDVIIGDSTNAPTAGSSYSEASVQNGLLDTIRDCRKRVIVTCFASNLARLHSLAEIAFDTARYAGLLGRSLLTMHRAGRAHDYLSARPGFIDPWELGYLPREQQLWICTGSQGEPAAALGRLASGSHPHLSLEEGDTVVFSSRLIPGNEESLAAIKSGLMEQGVTVIDDDMAPIHASGHPPQEDLRQLYGWLNARYLLPVHGEPYHQQAHLKFSRDLGMSGTVPANGDLIDLRGRPCKVAQMSTGLVEIQRD; translated from the coding sequence ATGTCTGCACCCCGTTTTGACCAGCTTCACCGCGAGCCAGGCCCCTTCTTCGTTGCCCTGGGGGGCGCCGGCATGTTCGGCGCCAATTTCTATCTGTACGGCTCGGCTGGCGAATGGATAGCGGTGGACTGCGGCTTCGCCCTGCAATCAGCGCCCGGCGGCGCTACACAGGTATCGATTCCCGATATCAGCGCTCTCGAACGTCACGACATCAGGCTTTCGGCGATCCTGATAACACATGGGCATGAAGACCATATCGGCGCGATTCCCTACCTGTGGCGACAGCTGGACTGCCCTCTTTATGCCAGCCCGTTCACCGCAAGGCTGATCCGTAACAAACTGGACCCAGCCCTCAGCTGGCCAACCCTGCGCGAGATCAAGCCACTGCAACCGGTGGGTATTGGCGCTTTTCAGGCTGAATGGATACCGGTTACCCACTCGATTCCGGAGTCACACGCCATTGTGCTCGACGTCGCGGGCAAACGCCTTTACCACAGCGGCGACTGGAAGCTGGACCCGCAGCCGGTCGTGGGTGGATTGACCGCGCAGGGCCGACTGCAAGCAATTGGCCGCAGCGGCGTCGATGTGATTATCGGCGACTCCACCAACGCGCCTACTGCCGGATCCAGTTATTCCGAAGCAAGCGTACAGAACGGTTTGCTCGATACCATTAGGGATTGCCGCAAGCGGGTCATCGTTACCTGTTTTGCCAGCAACCTTGCCCGCCTGCATAGCCTCGCGGAAATCGCCTTCGATACCGCGCGTTATGCAGGCCTGCTCGGGCGCAGCCTGCTGACCATGCACCGCGCCGGGCGCGCACATGATTATCTCAGCGCCCGACCAGGCTTTATCGATCCCTGGGAGTTGGGCTATCTGCCCCGCGAGCAGCAGTTATGGATCTGCACCGGCAGTCAGGGCGAACCGGCTGCAGCGTTGGGCAGGCTTGCCAGCGGTAGCCATCCGCACCTGTCCCTCGAGGAAGGCGACACCGTGGTGTTTTCCTCGCGGCTGATTCCAGGTAATGAGGAATCCTTGGCGGCGATCAAATCAGGCTTGATGGAGCAGGGCGTAACAGTCATTGATGACGACATGGCACCCATTCACGCCTCCGGCCATCCGCCGCAGGAAGATTTGCGTCAGTTGTATGGATGGCTGAACGCGCGATATCTGCTGCCGGTGCACGGCGAGCCTTATCACCAGCAGGCTCACCTCAAATTCAGTCGCGACCTGGGAATGAGCGGTACGGTGCCGGCCAATGGCGATCTGATAGACCTGCGCGGACGGCCTTGCAAGGTGGCGCAGATGTCTACAGGATTGGTTGAGATTCAGCGGGATTGA
- a CDS encoding FAD-binding oxidoreductase, which yields MLCHTDHHAPSYYAATPSKSLAFSELKGDTQADVCVIGGGFTGLNTAIELAQRGLSVILLEAHQIAWGASGRNGGQLIRGVGHDLEQFENQVGAEGVREFKRMGIEAVQIVRDRVAEFDIDCDLTWGYCDLANKPRHLEQFREEKADLESLGYAHELRIIEPDNMRSVVGSDVYVGGMSDMGSGHLHPLNLALGEAAAAESLGVRLFENSRVTRIEYGATVTVHTAGGTVRAQQLVIGCNAYLGKLDEQLSGTVIPAGSYIIATEPLSEARAQRLIPQNMALCDQRVGLDYYRLSADRRLLFGGACHYTGRDPADIAAYMRPKMLKVFPELADVQIDYQWGGMIGIGANRLPQVGRVSGQANVFYAQAYSGHGVNATHLAARILAEAITGQASRGFDLFSQIPHMTFPGGDRFRAPLLALGMLWQKVKELV from the coding sequence ATGCTCTGTCATACCGATCATCATGCGCCTTCCTATTACGCCGCCACACCGAGCAAATCCCTCGCCTTCTCTGAACTGAAAGGCGATACCCAGGCCGACGTCTGCGTCATCGGCGGCGGCTTCACCGGGCTGAATACAGCTATTGAGCTGGCGCAGCGCGGACTCTCGGTCATTCTGCTGGAGGCGCACCAGATTGCCTGGGGCGCGAGCGGACGTAACGGTGGGCAGCTGATCCGCGGTGTGGGCCATGATCTGGAACAGTTTGAAAACCAGGTCGGCGCTGAAGGTGTGCGCGAATTCAAACGCATGGGCATCGAGGCGGTGCAGATCGTGCGGGACCGCGTGGCTGAATTTGATATCGATTGCGATCTGACCTGGGGCTATTGCGATCTGGCCAACAAACCCCGCCACCTGGAGCAGTTCCGCGAGGAAAAAGCCGATCTGGAATCCCTCGGCTACGCGCATGAGCTACGCATCATCGAGCCGGACAATATGCGCAGCGTGGTCGGCTCCGATGTATATGTCGGCGGCATGAGCGACATGGGCTCCGGTCATCTGCACCCGCTCAATCTGGCGCTGGGCGAGGCCGCAGCGGCTGAGAGCCTGGGCGTCAGGCTGTTCGAGAACTCCCGGGTGACCCGTATCGAGTATGGCGCGACTGTCACCGTGCACACGGCTGGCGGCACGGTACGCGCGCAGCAGCTGGTGATCGGCTGCAATGCCTACCTTGGCAAGTTGGACGAACAGCTAAGCGGCACGGTCATCCCGGCGGGCAGTTATATCATCGCCACCGAACCCCTGAGCGAAGCGCGTGCGCAGCGGCTGATCCCGCAGAATATGGCGCTATGTGATCAACGGGTGGGGCTGGACTATTACCGGTTGTCGGCCGACCGCCGCCTGTTATTCGGCGGTGCCTGCCACTATACCGGCCGTGATCCCGCGGATATCGCCGCCTATATGCGTCCGAAGATGCTGAAAGTGTTTCCCGAGCTGGCCGACGTGCAAATCGACTATCAATGGGGCGGCATGATCGGCATCGGTGCCAACCGTTTGCCGCAGGTTGGCAGAGTGTCCGGGCAGGCCAATGTGTTCTATGCGCAGGCGTATTCGGGACACGGCGTGAACGCCACGCACCTGGCGGCAAGAATTCTGGCTGAAGCCATTACCGGGCAGGCCAGTCGCGGATTCGACCTGTTCAGCCAGATTCCCCATATGACCTTCCCTGGCGGCGACCGCTTCCGCGCCCCGCTGCTGGCGCTGGGCATGTTGTGGCAGAAGGTCAAGGAACTGGTTTGA
- the alr gene encoding alanine racemase, protein MRPAHALINLANLRHNYLLAKQLSPARALAVVKANAYGHGAVRCAEALADLADGYAVACIEEALQLREAGLKHPILLLEGWFEASELPLIAEQQLWVVVHHHGQLADLEQANLSQPIHVWLKLDTGMHRVGFTPDEYPAIWQTLQTNPQVASLTKITHFSRADEPSTGRTEQQLEVFEQATRNLEGPRSLCNSAGVLAWPQAHGDWLRPGIMLYGATPFDFAQDSATNLKPVMQLDSKIIAVREVPANEPIGYGSRFITTRPTRVGVVAMGYADGYPRHAPDGTPVLVDGLRTTLAGRVSMDMLTVDLTDLPDAGLGSQVRLWGEGLNASEVASWAGTIPYQLFCNLNRVPRHYQD, encoded by the coding sequence ATGCGCCCAGCCCACGCCCTGATCAATCTTGCCAATCTTCGCCATAATTACCTGCTTGCCAAACAGCTTTCCCCAGCCAGAGCTCTGGCCGTGGTGAAGGCCAATGCCTACGGCCATGGCGCGGTACGTTGCGCGGAGGCGCTGGCTGATCTGGCGGACGGGTATGCGGTGGCCTGCATCGAAGAAGCATTGCAGCTGCGCGAGGCGGGACTTAAGCATCCGATATTGCTACTGGAAGGCTGGTTCGAAGCCAGCGAGTTGCCACTGATTGCCGAGCAGCAGTTGTGGGTCGTGGTGCACCATCATGGGCAGCTGGCGGATCTTGAGCAGGCCAACCTGAGTCAACCGATTCACGTGTGGCTTAAACTGGATACCGGTATGCATCGGGTGGGCTTTACGCCTGATGAGTATCCGGCGATATGGCAGACGCTGCAGACCAATCCGCAGGTCGCCAGCCTGACCAAGATCACCCACTTCTCACGCGCCGATGAACCCTCCACGGGACGTACCGAGCAGCAGTTGGAGGTTTTCGAGCAGGCTACACGAAACCTTGAGGGGCCACGCAGCCTGTGTAACTCAGCTGGAGTGCTGGCGTGGCCGCAGGCACATGGCGACTGGTTGCGCCCGGGCATCATGCTGTACGGCGCCACGCCCTTCGATTTCGCACAGGACAGCGCAACCAACCTCAAACCGGTCATGCAGCTGGATTCGAAAATCATTGCTGTACGCGAAGTGCCGGCCAACGAGCCCATTGGTTACGGTTCGCGCTTTATCACCACCCGTCCCACGCGCGTGGGTGTGGTCGCCATGGGCTATGCGGACGGTTATCCACGTCACGCCCCGGACGGCACGCCTGTGCTGGTTGACGGCCTGCGTACTACCCTGGCCGGGCGCGTATCCATGGATATGCTGACCGTTGATCTGACCGATCTGCCCGACGCCGGACTCGGCAGCCAGGTCCGTCTGTGGGGGGAGGGTTTGAACGCGAGCGAAGTGGCAAGCTGGGCGGGCACCATTCCTTACCAGCTGTTCTGTAACCTGAACCGGGTACCTCGTCATTATCAGGACTGA
- a CDS encoding cupin domain-containing protein encodes MDVGARLKTIRKLKGLSQRELAKRAGVTNSTISMIEKNSVSPSVSSLKKVLAGIPMSLVDFFSSEAEQVNQRKVIFRRDELLEIGSGQVSMKLVGKSHQNRAFSFLNETYPPGSDTGPDMLNHEGEEAGTVVAGKLEITIGSEVYILDTGDSYYFESSQPHRFRNPFETPCTLISATTPANF; translated from the coding sequence TTGGATGTTGGCGCCCGACTCAAAACCATTCGGAAGCTGAAGGGTTTATCCCAGCGTGAACTGGCCAAACGTGCCGGCGTCACCAACAGCACCATCTCCATGATCGAAAAGAACAGCGTCAGCCCCTCTGTGAGCTCTTTAAAGAAAGTGCTCGCGGGCATCCCCATGTCGCTGGTGGATTTCTTCTCCTCGGAGGCGGAACAGGTGAACCAGCGCAAGGTGATCTTTCGCAGGGATGAGCTACTGGAGATTGGTTCGGGCCAGGTCTCCATGAAGCTGGTGGGTAAAAGTCATCAAAACCGGGCTTTTTCGTTCCTCAACGAGACCTATCCACCCGGCTCTGACACCGGGCCGGATATGCTCAACCACGAAGGCGAGGAGGCCGGAACGGTGGTTGCCGGCAAGCTGGAAATCACCATCGGCAGCGAGGTGTACATACTCGACACCGGCGACAGCTACTATTTTGAAAGCAGCCAGCCGCATCGTTTCCGCAATCCCTTCGAGACTCCCTGTACGCTGATCAGCGCAACCACGCCGGCGAATTTCTAG
- a CDS encoding DUF4136 domain-containing protein produces the protein MLRFLYPMSLVLLLGACQTTQGQRDFDSNRDFTQYRDWSWSEPAVSYRPADDPRITSDLTTQRIKDAVSAQLDARGLRPSNDGEPDVRVRVYMIVEQRQDNVTTHYGGGHYYWGWGMMGPMAQTRTVTYDVATMQIDLIDAADDKLVWRGSTSEVLNQRQRSPTDRIQTTHEMARQVLEAYPPY, from the coding sequence ATGTTGCGCTTTCTTTATCCGATGTCCCTGGTGTTGCTGCTTGGCGCTTGTCAGACCACACAGGGCCAGCGCGACTTCGACAGCAACCGTGACTTCACTCAATATCGTGACTGGAGCTGGAGCGAGCCAGCGGTCAGCTACCGGCCGGCTGATGATCCGCGCATTACCAGCGATCTGACCACGCAGCGAATCAAGGACGCGGTTAGCGCCCAGCTGGATGCGCGCGGCCTGCGTCCGTCCAATGACGGCGAGCCGGATGTGCGGGTGCGGGTGTACATGATTGTTGAGCAGCGGCAGGACAACGTGACCACTCACTACGGTGGCGGTCACTATTATTGGGGCTGGGGCATGATGGGGCCAATGGCCCAGACTCGCACAGTCACCTACGATGTGGCGACTATGCAGATCGATTTGATTGATGCTGCAGACGACAAGCTGGTCTGGCGCGGCAGCACCAGCGAGGTGTTGAATCAGCGCCAGCGATCACCCACCGATCGCATCCAGACTACCCATGAAATGGCGCGGCAGGTGCTGGAGGCCTATCCGCCCTATTGA
- a CDS encoding BON domain-containing protein, which yields MYKLEQLAIATATAGLVVLSPMAAHADDSDMNRQLDDARAEGSVSTAIATNRNLSPFSIDVDVEGNTAVLTGEVESEVEKDLAEQIAADIDGIENVDNQLQVGKEGDHSKAGERTLADRMSDTSATATIKSKLLWNNSTEGLDIHVDTENGVVTLTGETDSSASKELAERLAEDTDGVREVRNELQVTGEDATETEEGTVAETADDAGNVISDAWITSKVKSSYLFSRSLSGLDISVDTNNGKVVLEGSVDTDAEKDLAEQTAKNIRGVKEVDSSALSVAE from the coding sequence ATGTATAAGTTGGAACAACTTGCCATTGCCACCGCGACCGCCGGTCTGGTCGTTCTTTCGCCAATGGCTGCCCATGCCGATGACAGCGACATGAATCGCCAGCTGGACGATGCGCGCGCGGAAGGCTCTGTCTCGACCGCCATCGCCACCAATCGCAATCTCAGCCCTTTCTCGATTGACGTCGACGTGGAGGGCAATACCGCGGTCCTGACCGGCGAGGTTGAGTCAGAAGTTGAAAAAGACCTGGCCGAACAAATCGCAGCGGACATCGACGGTATCGAAAATGTCGACAACCAATTGCAGGTGGGCAAAGAAGGGGATCACAGCAAGGCTGGCGAACGAACCCTGGCTGACCGCATGAGCGATACGTCCGCCACCGCCACCATCAAATCCAAGCTGCTCTGGAACAACAGCACGGAAGGTCTGGATATTCATGTCGACACCGAAAACGGCGTGGTCACGCTGACCGGCGAAACGGATTCGTCCGCTTCCAAAGAGCTGGCCGAACGCCTGGCCGAGGACACTGACGGCGTCCGGGAAGTGCGCAATGAGTTGCAGGTAACCGGTGAGGACGCCACCGAGACAGAAGAGGGCACGGTCGCCGAAACAGCGGACGATGCCGGCAACGTCATCAGTGACGCCTGGATTACCAGCAAAGTGAAGTCGAGCTACCTGTTCAGTCGCAGTCTCAGCGGTCTCGATATTTCAGTTGATACCAACAACGGCAAGGTCGTGCTGGAGGGCTCGGTGGATACTGATGCAGAAAAGGATCTGGCTGAGCAAACCGCGAAGAACATTCGCGGTGTAAAGGAAGTCGACAGCTCGGCGCTAAGCGTGGCCGAGTAA
- a CDS encoding DUF1328 domain-containing protein, producing the protein MLSWAITFLIIAIIAAVLGFGGIAGTATSIAKILFVVFLVLFVISLVMGRRGPKP; encoded by the coding sequence ATGCTCAGCTGGGCTATCACATTCCTGATTATCGCGATTATCGCCGCCGTGCTCGGCTTCGGTGGCATAGCCGGTACCGCAACCAGTATCGCCAAGATCCTGTTCGTCGTGTTCCTGGTGTTGTTTGTCATTTCGCTGGTCATGGGGCGCCGCGGCCCCAAACCCTGA
- a CDS encoding NAD(P)/FAD-dependent oxidoreductase, with product MSEISATEVDCLVVGGGPAGLTAGIYLARFHRRCLIVDAGASRASYIPTSHNYPGFPPGISGPELLSRLRTQVLEYGARIETGTVERLGRKGDAFEAHIDGRAITARSVILATGIEDILPEMPDIDRAITSGIVRLCAICDGYEVNGDDIAVYGEAENAINHAVFLRTFTDRVTVIVHGEPDACDDALAKAERYGIRLISDRVSRICLSEDDRIQVTTVEGKQCLFDIIYPNLGNTCRAALVKDLDAEQDEDGALIVDGHQQTSVDGLYAVGDVVAGLKQISVAIGQAAQAATAVHNRLENNPWRRVE from the coding sequence ATGTCCGAGATATCCGCAACAGAAGTCGATTGTCTGGTCGTCGGTGGTGGGCCTGCAGGGCTGACCGCCGGCATCTATCTGGCGCGCTTTCACCGACGCTGCCTGATCGTCGACGCAGGTGCCAGCCGCGCTTCCTATATCCCTACCAGCCACAATTACCCCGGCTTCCCTCCGGGTATAAGCGGCCCGGAGCTGCTGTCCCGGCTGCGTACCCAGGTACTTGAATACGGCGCCCGTATAGAGACGGGAACGGTCGAGCGTCTTGGGCGCAAAGGTGATGCCTTCGAGGCGCATATAGATGGCCGGGCGATCACCGCCAGAAGCGTGATCCTGGCCACGGGTATCGAGGATATCCTGCCGGAAATGCCTGATATAGACCGGGCAATCACTTCCGGGATCGTCCGGCTCTGCGCCATTTGTGACGGCTATGAGGTGAACGGCGACGATATTGCGGTGTATGGCGAGGCTGAGAATGCCATCAATCATGCGGTGTTCTTACGCACCTTCACCGACCGGGTAACAGTGATCGTTCATGGTGAGCCGGATGCCTGTGACGATGCGCTGGCCAAAGCCGAGCGCTACGGTATCAGGCTGATCAGTGACAGGGTGAGTCGGATATGTCTGAGCGAAGATGATCGCATCCAGGTAACCACCGTCGAGGGCAAGCAATGCCTGTTCGATATCATCTACCCGAACCTTGGCAATACCTGTCGTGCCGCGCTGGTCAAGGATCTGGATGCTGAGCAGGACGAAGACGGCGCGCTGATCGTGGACGGGCATCAGCAGACATCCGTTGACGGGTTGTACGCAGTGGGCGACGTGGTGGCGGGGCTCAAGCAGATCAGCGTGGCGATTGGGCAGGCTGCCCAGGCCGCCACTGCAGTGCACAATCGGCTGGAAAACAATCCCTGGCGTCGGGTCGAATAA
- a CDS encoding glutathione S-transferase N-terminal domain-containing protein produces the protein MIMKAVRIGLGNLIVAGDYITRPPRMKRSPEAQAAVSEAAKDLALYQFKACPFCVKVRRKLHVLNVPVALHDAKNNEQDRQTLLEQGGRIKVPCLRINDDGKTTWLYDSKAIVSYLEGRFTAA, from the coding sequence ATGATCATGAAGGCAGTCAGAATCGGCCTGGGTAATCTGATCGTGGCGGGTGATTACATCACGCGGCCGCCACGGATGAAGCGCTCGCCCGAGGCTCAGGCAGCGGTCAGCGAGGCCGCAAAGGATCTCGCGCTCTATCAGTTCAAGGCCTGCCCGTTCTGCGTCAAGGTGCGCCGCAAGTTGCATGTGTTGAATGTGCCGGTGGCGCTGCATGATGCAAAGAACAACGAACAGGACCGCCAGACGCTGCTTGAACAGGGCGGACGGATCAAGGTGCCCTGTCTGCGTATCAACGACGATGGCAAGACAACCTGGCTGTACGACTCCAAGGCAATCGTCAGTTACCTCGAGGGTCGCTTCACTGCCGCCTGA